A part of Aegilops tauschii subsp. strangulata cultivar AL8/78 chromosome 2, Aet v6.0, whole genome shotgun sequence genomic DNA contains:
- the LOC109739371 gene encoding uncharacterized protein: MSKRPGGMKKRLKRGLWSPEEDEKLMNHIAKYGNGCWSSVPKIAGLERCGKSCRLRWINYLRPDLKRGAFSQEEEDLIIHLHSILGNKWSQIAAQLPGRTDNEVKNFWNSFIKKKLRQRGIDPATHKPLAPAGAPAAATPVSRSAVFSEAELILSSPVGGPHMPPLVSAESYVYSRGSMDGAGGVVGGCSDDGSLSSLSGYNNNQTADFAGYLDADALHGGVIPSVSSSSTLNSMAGVSPGGAANTNATTDELCCNNNPSNSGSGFESSTTQSSSNHHLPWLELGSISSCAEDGNAAGAGADHYGAALDELKWSDYVFDGGYPQYHQQGQCIYGDSKAAADAAAGQFDAHGLGINWCLN; the protein is encoded by the exons ATGTCGAAGCGGCCGGGCGGGATGAAGAAGAGGCTGAAGCGCGGCCtctggtcgccggaggaggacgaGAAGCTGATGAACCACATTGCCAAGTACGGCAACGGCTGCTGGAGCTCCGTCCCCAAGATTGCAG GCCTTGAGAGATGCGGGAAGAGCTGCAGGCTGAGGTGGATAAACTACCTGAGGCCGGACCTCAAGAGGGGCGCCTTCTCCCAGGAGGAGGAGGACCTCATCATCCACCTCCACTCCATCCTCGGCAACAAGTGGTCTCAGATCGCCGCGCAGCTGCCCGGCCGCACCGACAACGAGGTCAAGAACTTCTGGAACTCCTTCATCAAGAAGAAGCTCCGCCAGCGCGGCATCGACCCGGCCACCCACAAGCCGCTCGCCCCCGCCGGCgctcccgccgccgccacgcctgTCAGCCGCAGCGCCGTGTTCAGCGAGGCCGAGCTGATACTGTCGTCGCCCGTGGGGGGACCGCACATGCCGCCGCTGGTGTCGGCGGAGAGCTACGTGTACAGCCGGGGCAGCATGGACGGCGCCGGCGGCGTGGTGGGCGGGTGCAGCGACGATGGGTCCCTGTCCTCGCTGTCGGGGTACAACAACAACCAGACGGCGGACTTCGCCGGGTACCTGGATGCGGACGCGCTGCACGGCGGGGTTATCCCGTCGGTGTCGAGCTCCAGCACGCTGAACTCGATGGCCGGCGTGAGCCCCGGCGGCGCGGCCAACACCAACGCCACCACGGACGAGCTGTGCTGCAACAACAACCCGAGCAACAGCGGCAGCGGGTTCGAGTCGTCGACGACGCAGAGCAGCAGCAACCACCACCTTCCGTGGCTGGAGCTGGGGTCGATCAGCAGCTGCGCCGAGGACGGCaacgccgccggcgccggcgccgaccACTACGGCGCGGCGCTGGACGAGCTCAAGTGGTCAGACTACGTGTTCGACGGCGGCTACCCGCAGTACCACCAGCAGGGCCAGTGCATCTACGGCGACAGCAAGGCCGCAGCCGACGCCGCGGCGGGGCAGTTCGACGCGCACGGGCTCGGCATCAACTGGTGCTTGAATTGA